From the Acidobacteriota bacterium genome, one window contains:
- a CDS encoding type II toxin-antitoxin system prevent-host-death family antitoxin, translated as MGKLLNLYEAKTQLSALVDEASNGAEIIIAKAGKPLAKLVAFRETARRKPGRAKGLVWIGDDFDAPLPADLQAAFYGESD; from the coding sequence ATGGGGAAGCTGTTGAATCTGTACGAGGCGAAGACCCAGTTGTCGGCCCTCGTGGATGAAGCCTCGAATGGCGCCGAGATCATCATTGCCAAGGCTGGCAAGCCCCTGGCGAAGCTGGTCGCGTTCCGCGAGACGGCCCGCCGAAAGCCGGGGCGGGCGAAAGGCCTGGTGTGGATTGGCGACGACTTCGATGCGCCCCTGCCCGCCGACCTGCAAGCGGCGTTCTACGGAGAGTCCGATTGA
- a CDS encoding citrate synthase: protein MAAKAKPKGGLEDVVATSSRICFLDGDRGVLAYCGYDIHDLARHATFEETCYLLWHGRLPNRAELGDLQSQLAAARPLPEAIIRLMNMLPPSDGMDALRTLTSALGHYDRDAHDNSPAAAYRKAVRLTGQIASLVATWGRMQQGGGPIAPDPAMGHAANFLYMLFGTRPDATSIRAMDIALTLHADHELNASTFAARVAAATLTDIHSAIVAGIGTLKGPLHGGANAEVMKMLIEIGQDAPAERIDAFVKGKFARKEKISGFGHRVYHTEDPRATHLRQMSKQLGQKAGNTRWFEMSERIEALVKAEKKLHPNVDFYSASTYYTMGIAIDLYTPIFAVSRISGWTAHVLEQLANNRLIRPRADYTGPGYPQTWMPVEQR from the coding sequence ATGGCGGCAAAGGCAAAACCCAAGGGCGGACTCGAGGACGTCGTCGCGACGTCCTCACGGATATGTTTCCTGGACGGCGATCGCGGCGTGCTCGCGTATTGCGGGTACGACATCCACGACCTGGCCCGGCACGCGACCTTCGAAGAGACCTGCTACCTGCTGTGGCACGGCCGGCTGCCGAACCGCGCCGAGTTGGGCGACCTGCAATCGCAACTGGCCGCCGCGCGGCCGCTGCCCGAGGCCATCATCCGGCTGATGAACATGCTGCCGCCCTCTGACGGCATGGACGCGCTGCGCACGCTGACGTCGGCGCTCGGGCATTACGATCGTGATGCGCACGACAACTCGCCGGCCGCAGCCTATCGCAAGGCGGTGCGCCTGACCGGACAGATTGCCAGCCTGGTGGCGACCTGGGGCCGCATGCAGCAGGGCGGCGGGCCGATTGCGCCGGACCCGGCCATGGGGCACGCCGCCAACTTCCTTTACATGCTGTTCGGCACGCGGCCAGATGCGACGTCGATTCGCGCCATGGACATTGCGCTGACGCTGCATGCCGACCACGAGTTGAACGCCTCGACGTTTGCGGCGCGCGTCGCCGCGGCCACCCTCACCGACATCCACTCTGCCATCGTTGCCGGCATCGGCACGTTGAAGGGGCCGCTGCACGGCGGCGCCAATGCCGAGGTGATGAAGATGCTGATCGAGATTGGCCAGGATGCCCCGGCCGAACGCATCGATGCGTTCGTGAAGGGGAAGTTCGCGCGCAAGGAGAAGATCTCCGGCTTTGGCCATCGCGTTTACCACACCGAGGATCCGCGGGCCACGCACCTGCGGCAGATGTCGAAGCAGCTCGGCCAGAAGGCCGGCAATACCCGGTGGTTCGAGATGAGCGAGCGGATTGAAGCCCTGGTCAAGGCCGAGAAGAAGCTGCACCCGAATGTCGATTTTTATTCGGCGTCCACGTATTACACGATGGGCATTGCGATCGACCTGTACACGCCCATTTTCGCGGTGAGCCGCATTTCCGGCTGGACTGCACACGTCCTGGAGCAGCTGGCCAACAACCGCCTGATCCGGCCCCGGGCCGACTATACTGGCCCGGGGTATCCCCAGACGTGGATGCCCGTCGAGCAGCGCTAG
- a CDS encoding type II toxin-antitoxin system VapC family toxin, with translation MRLLLDTHVLLWWQTDDRRLGREARKAIATADIVWVSAVSGWEASIKAALGRLRLDEKFRILVAADDFTELPVSLAHAERLLDLPPHHADPFDRLLVAQALAEKATLVTHDRAIEPYGAPVIWT, from the coding sequence TTGAGGTTGCTGCTCGACACCCACGTGCTGCTGTGGTGGCAGACCGACGATCGCCGGCTGGGCCGCGAGGCCCGAAAGGCGATTGCGACCGCCGACATCGTGTGGGTCAGCGCGGTTTCCGGATGGGAGGCCTCGATCAAGGCCGCCTTGGGACGTTTGCGTCTCGACGAGAAGTTTCGCATCCTGGTCGCGGCTGACGATTTCACGGAGCTTCCCGTGTCGCTCGCTCACGCCGAGCGGTTGCTCGACCTGCCTCCTCATCACGCCGACCCCTTCGATCGCCTGCTCGTCGCCCAGGCATTGGCCGAGAAGGCGACGCTCGTCACGCACGATCGCGCCATCGAACCGTACGGCGCGCCGGTGATCTGGACCTAG
- a CDS encoding SLC13 family permease: MDLAWISLAALVIAVTLSIITSVNVGVVSLAFAWIVGVYLGGMPLNTVVGGFPIQLFLTLVGVTLLFGMANVNGTLGRIATRAVRLCRGNAGVIPVMFFLIALGLSSIGPGNIGTTAILAPMAMAVGGRAMVPPFLMALMVGNGAQAGALSPFAPTGVIVNGIMDRIGLPGYEFQTYANNLLAHVVVTFAAYLLFGGVKLFTRRPVERMVSQSDQAGARGDAELVETEPFAWIHWVTLGILATLVIVVVFFNMQVGMAALTGAAFLALLRPGDEKEALKRMPWGVVVLVCGVTVLIGVLEKTQGMSLFADLLAKISTPGTVTLTIAFVTGVVSAYSSTSGVVLPAFLPTVPALATQLGADPMAIASAMNVGGHLVDLSPLSTIGALCIAALPPEADPKKLFNQLLAWGLSMTVVGAVICWILF; encoded by the coding sequence ATGGACCTCGCGTGGATTTCGCTGGCGGCGCTCGTGATCGCCGTCACGCTCAGCATCATCACCAGCGTCAACGTGGGCGTGGTGTCGCTGGCTTTCGCCTGGATTGTCGGGGTCTACCTCGGCGGCATGCCCCTCAACACGGTGGTTGGTGGATTCCCGATCCAGTTGTTCCTCACGCTGGTCGGCGTGACGCTGCTCTTCGGCATGGCCAACGTCAACGGCACGCTCGGGCGCATTGCGACCCGCGCCGTGCGGCTGTGCCGCGGCAATGCCGGTGTGATCCCGGTGATGTTCTTCCTGATCGCCCTCGGCCTGTCCAGCATCGGACCCGGCAACATCGGCACGACGGCGATCCTGGCGCCGATGGCCATGGCCGTGGGCGGGCGGGCCATGGTGCCGCCTTTTCTCATGGCGCTGATGGTAGGCAACGGCGCGCAGGCCGGCGCCCTCTCACCGTTCGCGCCGACCGGCGTGATCGTGAACGGCATCATGGACCGGATCGGCCTGCCCGGGTATGAGTTCCAGACCTACGCCAACAACCTGCTGGCCCATGTCGTGGTCACGTTCGCCGCGTACCTCCTGTTCGGAGGAGTGAAGCTGTTCACCAGGCGGCCCGTCGAACGCATGGTCTCGCAGAGCGATCAGGCCGGTGCCCGAGGCGATGCCGAACTGGTCGAGACCGAGCCGTTCGCGTGGATCCACTGGGTCACCCTGGGCATCCTGGCGACGCTCGTGATTGTCGTCGTGTTCTTCAACATGCAAGTGGGCATGGCCGCGCTGACCGGCGCCGCCTTCCTCGCGCTACTCCGGCCCGGTGATGAGAAAGAGGCCTTGAAGAGGATGCCCTGGGGCGTCGTGGTCCTGGTGTGTGGCGTGACCGTGCTGATTGGCGTGCTGGAAAAGACCCAGGGCATGTCGCTCTTCGCCGACCTGCTGGCGAAGATCTCGACGCCGGGCACCGTCACGCTGACCATTGCGTTCGTGACCGGCGTGGTCTCGGCCTACAGCAGCACCTCGGGCGTGGTGTTGCCGGCGTTTCTCCCGACGGTGCCGGCGCTGGCGACGCAGCTTGGCGCAGATCCCATGGCCATCGCCTCGGCGATGAACGTCGGCGGCCATCTCGTGGACCTCTCGCCGCTGTCAACCATCGGCGCGCTGTGCATCGCGGCGCTGCCGCCCGAGGCCGATCCCAAGAAGCTGTTCAACCAGTTGCTGGCGTGGGGCCTGTCGATGACGGTGGTCGGGGCGGTGATCTGCTGGATCCTTTTCTAA
- a CDS encoding amidohydrolase family protein: protein MNTSRNIVLILLAGLGLTAAMAAQGMRGGTQIAPGQECPPGTTETRPGNCQAPSEPPPSILDYRPRSTLVATEHKVPRAKFPAIDVHGHPGNLTTPDAINRVIGIMDSLNLRVMLVAENLTGARLTNTLAALNASPHKERFRVLAGVDFRNVGPGWGEKAAAQLEADLKAGAIGVGEVGKQFGLRITKPDGSRLKVDDPELDPLWAAFARLDVPAFIHTAEPQEFFQPQDFNNERWLELSLFADRRNNQPGQVTFEQLMTERNNVFRKHPKTQFVAAHFGWHANDLARAAKMLDEFPNVTIEAGAILHDLGRQPRAAREFFEKYGDRIMFGKDSFQPSEYPYYWRVFETPDEYFDYYRDYHAFWKLYGMALSDDVLKKVYYKTALRVFKGLPQGGWPQ from the coding sequence ATGAACACATCCCGGAACATCGTCCTCATCCTTCTTGCCGGCCTCGGACTCACGGCGGCCATGGCCGCGCAAGGCATGCGCGGCGGCACCCAGATCGCCCCGGGCCAGGAGTGCCCGCCGGGCACGACCGAGACGCGGCCGGGCAACTGCCAGGCGCCGTCGGAACCGCCGCCGAGCATCCTCGACTACCGCCCGCGGTCGACGCTGGTGGCGACGGAGCACAAGGTGCCCAGGGCGAAGTTCCCCGCCATCGACGTGCATGGGCACCCCGGCAACCTGACCACGCCCGACGCCATCAACCGGGTGATCGGCATCATGGACTCGCTCAACCTGAGGGTGATGTTGGTCGCGGAGAACCTCACCGGCGCGCGCCTCACGAACACGCTCGCCGCGCTCAACGCCAGTCCGCACAAGGAGCGCTTCCGCGTGCTGGCCGGCGTCGACTTCCGCAACGTGGGTCCCGGATGGGGCGAGAAGGCCGCGGCCCAGCTCGAGGCCGATCTCAAGGCGGGGGCGATTGGCGTCGGCGAGGTCGGCAAGCAGTTCGGCCTCAGGATCACCAAGCCCGATGGCTCGCGCCTCAAGGTCGATGACCCGGAACTGGATCCGCTGTGGGCGGCGTTCGCCCGGCTCGACGTGCCGGCGTTCATTCACACCGCCGAACCGCAGGAGTTCTTCCAGCCGCAAGACTTCAACAACGAGCGCTGGCTCGAGCTGTCACTCTTCGCCGACCGCCGCAACAACCAGCCCGGGCAGGTGACGTTCGAACAACTGATGACCGAGCGCAACAACGTCTTCCGCAAGCATCCGAAGACGCAGTTCGTCGCCGCGCACTTCGGCTGGCACGCCAACGACCTGGCGCGGGCGGCGAAGATGCTCGACGAGTTCCCGAACGTGACGATCGAGGCCGGCGCGATCCTGCATGACCTGGGCCGCCAGCCGCGCGCGGCCCGCGAGTTCTTCGAGAAGTACGGCGACCGGATCATGTTCGGCAAGGACTCGTTCCAGCCGAGCGAATACCCCTACTACTGGCGGGTGTTCGAGACGCCGGACGAATACTTCGACTACTACCGCGACTACCACGCGTTCTGGAAGTTGTACGGCATGGCGCTGTCGGACGACGTCCTGAAGAAGGTGTATTACAAGACGGCCCTGAGAGTCTTCAAGGGCTTGCCGCAGGGCGGCTGGCCGCAATAG
- a CDS encoding enoyl-CoA hydratase, whose product MPSSNLDWDINGSVGVVTFNRPEARNALTWDMYDALVAACETAEAAGDVRVLIIRGAGGAFAAGTDIAQFRAFADGEAGVAYERRLDAVIDRIEQLSMPTIAEVDGPAVGGGCAIALACDFRVCSDRARFGVPVSRTLGNCLSIANTARMVDLIGVALTRDLLLSGRLMDAYEAYHRGLAAVVVPVDQVEAETTKLAAQLSTRASSTVKATKAMLLRLRDHRRPPAGSADDLLRACYGSDHFKEGVAAFLDGRPPRWS is encoded by the coding sequence ATGCCTTCGAGCAACCTGGACTGGGACATCAACGGATCCGTCGGAGTGGTGACGTTCAATCGCCCCGAGGCGCGCAATGCGCTGACGTGGGACATGTACGACGCACTCGTCGCGGCGTGCGAGACGGCCGAAGCGGCCGGCGACGTGCGTGTGCTCATCATACGTGGAGCCGGGGGCGCCTTCGCGGCCGGCACCGATATCGCGCAGTTCCGCGCATTTGCCGACGGCGAGGCCGGCGTGGCCTACGAACGCCGGCTCGACGCGGTGATCGATCGCATCGAGCAGCTGTCGATGCCGACCATTGCCGAAGTCGATGGCCCGGCGGTCGGGGGCGGCTGCGCCATCGCCCTGGCCTGCGACTTTCGCGTCTGCTCGGACCGGGCCCGCTTCGGCGTGCCGGTCTCCCGCACGCTCGGCAACTGCCTCTCCATCGCCAACACCGCGAGGATGGTCGACCTGATCGGCGTGGCGTTGACCCGGGACCTGCTGTTGAGCGGCCGCCTGATGGATGCGTACGAGGCGTACCATCGCGGGCTGGCCGCCGTGGTAGTGCCCGTCGATCAAGTCGAGGCGGAAACCACGAAGCTGGCCGCGCAGCTGTCGACCCGGGCCTCGAGCACGGTGAAGGCGACCAAGGCCATGCTGCTGCGGCTGCGCGACCACCGCCGGCCGCCGGCTGGATCGGCCGACGACCTCCTGCGCGCCTGCTACGGCAGCGACCACTTCAAGGAAGGCGTGGCCGCGTTTCTCGACGGCCGCCCGCCGCGCTGGTCATAG
- a CDS encoding CoA transferase encodes MVLDTTQVMAGPYCAMLLADMGARVIKVEPPAGDSTRVMAGSQGSDSAAFNAVNRGKRGLVLDLTKDKGRDVFTQLARGADVLVENYRPGVMARLGLDYATLSVANPRLIYASISGHGQTGPWAQKGGFDLIAQGLSGIMSVTGVPGGPPVKTGLPVTDLGAGLFALIGILGALHHRTQSGRGQHVDTSLVDAGLALSVWEVTDYVTTGQVPGPIGSAHRLSAPYQAFQCADGHITIGAANDRNFVKLTTVLGHPEWATDVRFTTNTVRVRHREALAALIDAVTATAPRAAWLERLDAAGVPCGPILNYEEALATPQAIAREMTTEVDHPILGRLRTMGTPIKMSETPLDPHHRAPMLGEHTDEVLASAGYSSDEIEQLRYAGAVG; translated from the coding sequence GTGGTTCTCGATACGACGCAGGTCATGGCCGGCCCGTATTGCGCGATGTTACTGGCGGACATGGGCGCACGGGTGATCAAAGTGGAGCCGCCGGCGGGAGACTCCACCCGGGTGATGGCGGGCAGCCAGGGCAGCGACTCCGCGGCGTTCAACGCCGTCAACCGCGGCAAGCGTGGCCTGGTGCTCGACCTGACCAAGGACAAGGGCCGCGACGTCTTTACCCAGCTGGCGCGCGGCGCCGACGTCCTGGTCGAGAACTACCGCCCCGGCGTCATGGCCAGGCTCGGGCTCGACTACGCCACCCTGTCGGTAGCGAACCCCCGCTTGATCTACGCCTCGATTTCCGGCCACGGCCAGACCGGGCCCTGGGCGCAGAAGGGCGGCTTCGACCTGATCGCGCAGGGTTTGTCCGGCATCATGTCGGTGACCGGCGTGCCGGGCGGGCCGCCGGTGAAGACCGGCCTGCCGGTGACCGATCTCGGCGCCGGCCTGTTCGCGCTGATCGGCATTCTTGGCGCCCTCCATCACCGCACGCAGTCGGGTCGCGGGCAGCATGTCGACACGTCGCTCGTTGACGCCGGCCTCGCTTTGTCGGTGTGGGAGGTGACTGACTACGTCACCACCGGGCAGGTCCCGGGTCCCATTGGCTCGGCGCATCGGCTGTCGGCGCCGTACCAGGCGTTTCAATGTGCCGACGGCCACATCACGATTGGCGCGGCCAACGACCGCAACTTCGTGAAGCTCACGACCGTGCTGGGGCACCCCGAATGGGCCACCGACGTGCGCTTCACCACCAACACCGTGCGCGTGCGTCACCGGGAGGCCCTCGCGGCGCTGATCGACGCCGTCACGGCCACGGCGCCACGGGCCGCCTGGCTCGAGCGCCTCGACGCCGCGGGAGTCCCCTGCGGCCCGATTCTGAACTACGAAGAAGCACTGGCCACGCCGCAAGCCATCGCGCGAGAGATGACCACCGAAGTCGACCATCCCATTCTCGGGCGCCTGCGGACCATGGGCACGCCGATCAAGATGTCGGAGACCCCGCTCGATCCGCACCATCGCGCGCCGATGCTCGGCGAGCACACGGACGAGGTGCTTGCCTCGGCCGGCTATAGCAGCGACGAGATCGAACAGCTTCGCTACGCCGGCGCGGTGGGCTAG
- a CDS encoding FAD-linked oxidase C-terminal domain-containing protein has protein sequence MSETLRQELAAAVDGEVRFDRVSRALYSTDASVYQIEPLGVVVPRSAEGVIQAVTIAARHGVPITPRGGGTSQAGQAIGAGLVLDTSKHLNRIVEINADEKWARVQPGVVLDDLNAALRPFNLRFAPDVSSASRATVGGMMANNSSGARSVLYGKTLDHVREQRVVLSDGGLAHLRPLTAAQLAGARHGDSIEARAYRAVPELGRRHAAEIDRRFPKVLRRVGGYNLDEFVDPARAVDLTRILVGSEGTLGFIVEAKLGLVPLPASKAVLTIEFDELLDALGATPLILKHGPSAVEVMDDFILRHAQGHAVLDAQRRSMIDRDGSALLCVEFYGSPDGPANHLRQGYGGQEAGRHMDELTERMTAVERDLKGAGISCRCRQIVEPAAQQRIWSFREAALGLSTAMKSDGKAISFVEDTAVAPGQLRDYIDRFIRIVQRHDTVAGVYAHASVGCLHVRPVVNLKTARGVATFEAIANEVADLVLEFGGALSGEHGDGLVRGAFNERMFGSELYQAFREVKRTFDPDGLFNPGRIVDTPAITSHLRFGAGYETPEPATLFDYAEHGGYGRAVEMCSGVGLCRKTREGTMCPSYMVTKDEAHSTRGRANVLRLAMAGRLGEAGLADQGVHEVLDLCLECRACKSECPVGVDVAKFKSEFLSGYWDRHGLSAQAQVFGNARSAAEWGSRFAPLSNAVAASAPARWLAETVIGLDRRRQLPRFTRHTLRKRLAGRRPRLATPGAVLFADTFTEFEDPEIGVAALDVLDAAGLGGTLAPNVCCGRPLISQGRLREARKLAAANVHALYELAERGTAIVFVEPSCLSAVREDAPGLLRGELQRRARVVAAAAVLFEEYLERELSAGRATLDLERGPAKVQLHPHCHQRSMGLAAPARALLSRIPGAQVTDLEAGCCGMAGSFGYTQDHYEVSRAIGERKLLPAARALDDRATLVAGGTSCRHQVAHFAGVRAVHPAVLLRSLLVRLTPDTTLGAGPANAGRHKVEET, from the coding sequence ATGAGCGAGACTCTCAGGCAGGAACTCGCCGCGGCCGTGGACGGCGAGGTTCGCTTCGATCGCGTGTCGCGCGCGCTCTACTCGACCGACGCCAGCGTCTACCAAATCGAGCCGCTCGGCGTGGTCGTGCCGCGCTCGGCCGAGGGGGTAATCCAGGCGGTGACCATCGCGGCCCGCCACGGCGTGCCGATCACGCCGCGCGGCGGGGGCACGTCGCAGGCCGGCCAGGCCATTGGCGCCGGCCTGGTGCTCGACACCTCCAAGCACCTGAACCGAATCGTCGAGATCAACGCCGACGAGAAATGGGCGCGGGTGCAGCCAGGCGTGGTGCTCGACGACCTGAACGCGGCGCTACGCCCCTTCAACCTGCGGTTTGCCCCGGACGTGTCGTCGGCCAGCCGCGCGACGGTTGGCGGCATGATGGCCAACAACTCCAGTGGCGCGCGCTCGGTGCTCTACGGCAAGACCCTCGATCACGTGCGCGAACAACGGGTCGTGTTGTCCGATGGCGGACTGGCGCACCTGCGGCCGCTGACGGCGGCGCAGCTGGCCGGGGCGCGGCACGGCGACAGCATCGAGGCGCGCGCCTATCGCGCGGTGCCGGAACTTGGCCGCCGCCATGCTGCCGAAATCGACCGCCGGTTCCCCAAGGTGTTGCGCAGGGTCGGCGGCTACAACCTCGACGAGTTCGTGGACCCGGCACGCGCCGTGGATCTCACCCGCATCCTGGTTGGGTCCGAAGGCACGCTGGGCTTCATTGTCGAGGCCAAGCTCGGACTGGTGCCGCTGCCGGCAAGCAAGGCGGTGCTCACGATCGAGTTCGACGAACTGCTGGATGCGCTCGGCGCGACGCCGCTGATCCTGAAACACGGGCCGTCGGCCGTGGAGGTGATGGACGATTTCATCCTCCGCCACGCCCAGGGCCATGCGGTCCTCGATGCGCAGCGGCGCTCGATGATCGATCGCGACGGTTCGGCGCTGTTGTGCGTCGAATTCTATGGCAGTCCGGACGGTCCGGCTAACCACCTTCGCCAGGGCTACGGCGGTCAAGAAGCCGGACGCCACATGGATGAACTAACCGAGCGGATGACGGCGGTCGAGCGCGACCTGAAGGGGGCCGGGATCTCGTGCCGCTGCCGGCAGATCGTCGAGCCGGCGGCGCAGCAGCGCATCTGGAGCTTCCGCGAGGCGGCGCTCGGCCTGTCAACCGCGATGAAGTCCGACGGCAAGGCGATCTCGTTTGTCGAAGACACGGCGGTCGCGCCCGGCCAGCTGCGCGACTACATCGACCGCTTCATCCGCATCGTCCAGCGCCACGACACCGTGGCCGGCGTCTACGCGCACGCCTCGGTCGGCTGCCTGCACGTGCGCCCGGTGGTGAACTTGAAGACCGCACGAGGCGTGGCCACGTTCGAGGCCATTGCCAACGAGGTGGCCGACCTGGTGCTGGAGTTTGGCGGCGCGCTGTCGGGTGAACACGGCGATGGCCTGGTGCGGGGCGCCTTCAACGAGCGGATGTTCGGCTCCGAGCTCTACCAGGCGTTCCGCGAGGTCAAGCGCACGTTCGATCCGGACGGGCTGTTCAACCCCGGCCGCATTGTCGACACGCCCGCGATTACCTCCCACTTGCGGTTTGGCGCGGGCTACGAGACCCCCGAGCCGGCCACGCTGTTCGACTACGCCGAGCACGGCGGCTATGGCCGCGCCGTCGAGATGTGCAGCGGCGTGGGCCTGTGCCGCAAGACCCGCGAGGGCACGATGTGCCCGTCGTACATGGTGACCAAGGACGAGGCGCACTCGACGCGCGGGCGGGCCAACGTGCTGCGGCTGGCGATGGCCGGCCGGCTGGGCGAGGCCGGGTTGGCCGACCAAGGCGTGCACGAGGTGCTGGACCTGTGCCTCGAGTGCCGGGCCTGCAAGTCGGAGTGCCCGGTCGGGGTCGATGTCGCGAAGTTCAAGAGCGAGTTTCTCTCGGGCTATTGGGATCGCCACGGCCTGTCGGCCCAGGCGCAGGTGTTCGGCAATGCGCGATCGGCCGCCGAGTGGGGCAGCCGTTTCGCGCCGCTGTCGAACGCGGTGGCCGCCAGCGCGCCGGCGAGATGGCTGGCTGAAACCGTGATTGGCCTCGATCGCCGGCGCCAGTTGCCGCGCTTCACCCGCCACACGCTGCGCAAGCGCCTGGCGGGCCGTCGGCCGCGGCTCGCCACGCCGGGCGCGGTGCTGTTCGCCGACACGTTCACCGAGTTCGAGGATCCCGAGATCGGCGTCGCCGCCCTCGACGTGCTGGACGCGGCCGGCCTGGGCGGCACGCTCGCACCGAACGTGTGCTGCGGACGGCCCTTGATCTCGCAAGGACGGTTGCGCGAGGCGCGCAAGCTGGCCGCGGCCAACGTGCATGCGCTCTACGAACTGGCCGAACGCGGCACCGCGATCGTGTTCGTCGAGCCCAGCTGCCTGTCGGCCGTGCGCGAGGATGCGCCGGGCCTTCTGCGCGGTGAGCTGCAGCGCCGGGCCAGGGTCGTCGCGGCGGCAGCGGTGCTGTTCGAGGAGTACCTCGAACGCGAGCTGTCGGCGGGACGCGCGACCCTGGACCTCGAGCGCGGTCCCGCGAAGGTGCAGCTCCATCCCCATTGCCACCAGCGCTCGATGGGGTTGGCCGCACCGGCCAGGGCATTGCTGTCGCGCATTCCCGGCGCGCAGGTCACCGACCTCGAGGCCGGGTGCTGCGGCATGGCCGGGTCGTTCGGGTATACCCAGGACCACTACGAGGTGTCGCGGGCGATTGGCGAGCGTAAACTGCTGCCGGCCGCGCGCGCGCTTGACGATCGAGCCACGTTGGTGGCTGGGGGCACATCGTGCCGCCACCAAGTGGCGCATTTCGCCGGCGTGCGGGCAGTGCACCCGGCGGTTCTGCTCAGATCACTACTGGTCCGGCTAACGCCGGACACGACATTAGGGGCAGGTCCGGCTAACGCCGGACGCCACAAGGTTGAGGAGACCTGA